The Pygocentrus nattereri isolate fPygNat1 chromosome 2, fPygNat1.pri, whole genome shotgun sequence genome has a window encoding:
- the tmem256 gene encoding transmembrane protein 256 → MEADAGSGGGGGGGGGGGGCFCWAGSVSLLFLTQTAAMSASSAVQRLAALSGALAVTAGAYGAHGLRLSNRDDYQKELYSTANTYHFYHSLALLGASRCRKPALAGTVLLAGMGCFCGPLYHQALTGDPSFSKLAPVGGVLFIVGWLAMAL, encoded by the exons ATGGAAGCGGATGCAGGAAGCGGCGGAGGCGGAGGCGGAGGCGGAGGCGGAGGCGGGTGTTTCTGCTGGGCTggttctgtttctctgctcttcCTCACGCAGACAGCAGCTATGAGCGCGTCTTCAGCTGTGCAGAGGCTGGCGGCTCTCAGCGGGGCTCTGGCGGTCACCGCCGGCGCGTACGGAGCTCACG GCCTTAGGCTGAGTAACAGAGATGATTACCAGAAAGAG CTGTACAGCACTGCCAATACCTATCATTTCTACCACAGTCTGGCCCTGTTAGGAGCCTCTCGGTGCAGAAAGCCAGCTCTG GCTGGGACTGTCCTTCTGGCTGGCATGGGATGTTTCTGTGGCCCCCTGTACCATCAGGCCCTTACAGGTGACCCTTCCTTCTCCAAGCTGGCACCAGTTGGTGGTGTACTTTTTATCGTTGGCTGGCTTGCCATGGCTCTCTGA